From a single Arachis hypogaea cultivar Tifrunner chromosome 3, arahy.Tifrunner.gnm2.J5K5, whole genome shotgun sequence genomic region:
- the LOC112790267 gene encoding protein SODIUM POTASSIUM ROOT DEFECTIVE 2 → MGKLGRMLDTFCLSSGSNSCFCLNSMEAEDEFENKPLVASGNNDHKLRLKDVVSGKQTLAFQLKPKIVVLRVSMHCHGCARKVEKHISKLEGVSSYKVDLETKMVVVIGDILPFEVLESVSKVKNAELWNSPL, encoded by the exons ATGGGGAAGCTTGGTAGGATGCTAGACACGTTCTGTCTTTCTTCAGGATCAAACTCTTGTTTCTGTTTGAATTCCATGGAAGCTGAAGATGAATTCGAGAACAAGCCTTTGGTTGCAAGTGGCAATAATGATCACAAACTAAGACTCAAGGATGTTGTCTCAGGAAAACAGACTTTGGCTTTTCAACTGAAGCCTAAG ATAGTGGTGTTGAGGGTATCCATGCATTGTCATGGTTGTGCTAGAAAAGTGGAGAAGCATATCTCAAAGTTGGAAG GAGTGAGTTCATACAAGGTAGATCTAGAAACCAAAATGGTAGTTGTTATTGGCGACATTCTTCCTTTTGAAGTATTGGAAAGTGTATCTAAGGTTAAAAATGCAGAGCTTTGGAATTCTCCACTCTGA